In Camelus ferus isolate YT-003-E chromosome 5, BCGSAC_Cfer_1.0, whole genome shotgun sequence, one genomic interval encodes:
- the SP110 gene encoding sp110 nuclear body protein isoform X3 — translation MAISASRRFTMTRALEEALLQHFICQKLEIAYAINKPFPFLEGLRDNLFITEKLYRESLEACRNLVPVSRVVYNILTKLQTTFNLSFLELLFSQINLREYPNLMMTLQSFERVVTSHGGWSRIREIPLEAPANPSGRCSLQTLLPLPACQHPAPSCPPCAPSVSEPTAPAQHSAETLDEPPSPAGLAVSLAGVIKEGRLTPVARDDSSEPSEPKELQEAAGTPSNKQGKKRKRNIWSTPKRRRQKKSVPRGAASPGHGLQERLPEMDQATQRKVDSTRNSKVMTRVQEARTKCAQTPKPEEISDDISEIDEGKRPQEPPSGSPRIMRSKERKRKIQSWSSSKKKQKKSLPRGAASPGHRVQEERQVMNQATQRSDDSTRNPYVMTRAQKARPECDQTPSLEEEKRGKVVCSSSTRCQRNVPAKEKPEEDSLDFHAPKLPVTCGKAKGILYKEKMKQGSSKKCIQNEKGVWFTPREFEMEGKRAQSKNWKRSVLCGGKSLEQLMKNGLLLCPPRSLKREEDPKECTVCCRGGLLLCCDTCPRAFHENCHIPPAEAERSPWSCTFCRMKAPSGSQQCRGESELLTRQMEPEDQLVSHMRTPGFFLSLKQAKGPGKGSLRKPSKAHFEDGVSVPKHSRQTEFSPPHGTLANVAGRLAVHGCSCLWYLRKGLTSLSPNRVSL, via the exons ATGGCAATCTCGGCTTCCAG GAGATTCACCATGACCAGGGCCTTAGAAGAGGCTCTTCTCCAACACTTCATATGTCAGAAACTGGAGATCGCTTATGCCATAAACAAGCCATTTCCCTTCCTCGAAGGCCTCCGAGACAACTTGTTCATCACCGAGAAACTGTACAGG GAATCTCTGGAAGCCTGTAGAAATCTGGTCCCTGTATCCAGAGTAGTGTACAACATTCTAACCAAACTGCAGACCACCTTTAATCTGTCATTTCTGGAGCTGCTGTTCAGCCAAATTAACCTGCGTGAATACCCCAACCTGATGATGACACTTCAGAGCTTTGAAAGAG TTGTCACTTCCCATGGAGGGTGGAGCAGAATCAGGGAGATTCCCCTCGAAGCACCAGCCAACCCATCAGGAAGGTGCTCCCTGCAGACCCTGCTGCCACTGCCCGCCTGCCAACACCCCGCACCGAGCTGCCCACCCTGTGCACCCAGCGTCAGTGAGCCCACGGCacctgcccagcacagtgctgagACCCTGGACGAGccgcccagccctgctggccttgCTGTGTCTCTCGCTGGAGTCATCAAGGAAGGCAGACTCACTCCAG TGGCAAGAGATGATTCTTCTGAACCGAGTGAACCAAAGGAGCTCCAAGAGGCAGCCGGGACACcttccaacaagcaag gaaagaaaagaaagagaaatatctgGTCAACTCCAAAAAGGAGACGCCAGAAAAAAAGTGTCCCAAGAG GAGCAGCCTCACCTGGACATGGACTTCAAGAGAGGCTCCCAGAGATGGATCAGGCAACTCAAAGGAAGGTCGACTCAACCAGGAACTCCAAGGTCATGACAAGGGTCCAGGAGGCAAGGACCAAATGTGCCCAGACACCAAAACCAGAGG agatcAGTGATGACATTTCAGAAATAGATGAAGGAAAGAGACCCCAGGAACCACCCAGCGGATCACCAAGAATCATGCGCAGTAAAG aaaggaagagaaaaatacaaagctggtccagttcaaaaaaaaaacagaaaaaaagcctCCCAAGAG GGGCAGCCTCACCTGGACACAGAGTCCAAGAGGAACGCCAAGTGATGAATCAGGCGACTCAAAGAAGCGATGACTCAACTAGAAACCCATATGTCATGACAAGGGCCCAGAAGGCAAGACCTGAATGTGACCAGACACCTTCACTTGAGG aagagaAGAGGGGGAAAGTTGTCTGTTCAAGTTCAACAAGGTGTCAGAGAAATGTTCCTGCAAAGG AAAAACCCGAAGAAGACAGTCTGGATTTTCACGCTCCTAAACTTCCTGTGACCTGTGGGAAGGCAAAAGggattttatataaagaaaaaatgaaacaag GATCCTCAAAGAAGTGCATTCAGAATGAAAAGGGAGTTTGGTTCACACCCAGAGAAtttgaaatggaaggaaaacGGGCACAGTCCAAAAACTGGAAGCGGAGTGTGCTTTGCGGAGGAAAGAGCTTAGAACAGCTGATGAAG aaTGGACTTTTGCTCTGTCCTCCAAGAAGTCTCAAGAGAGAG GAAGACCCCAAGGAATGCACGGTGTGCTGCAGAGGGGGACTGCTGCTCTGCTGTGACACCTGTCCAAGGGCCTTCCATGAGAACTGTCACATCCCCCCCGCGGAGGCCGAGAG GAGCCCATGGAGTTGCACCTTCTGCAGGATGAAGGCGCCCTCAGGGAGCCAGCAGTGTCGTGGGGAATCTGAGCTTCTGACGAGGCAGATGGAGCCTGAGGATCAGCTGGTGAGTCACATGAGAACCCCAGGCTTCTTCCTTTCCCTGAAACAGGCAAAGGGTCCAGGGAAGGGCTCCCTGAGGAAGCCTTCAAAGGCTCACTTCGAGGATGGAGTGTCAGTGCCCAAACACAGCAGACAAACAGAATTCAGCCCACCCCATGGCACTTTGGCAAACGTGGCTGGAAGGCTGGCTGTGCATGGCTGCTCCTGCTTGTGGTATCTGCGCAAAGGCTTGACTTCGCTTTCTCCAAACCGCGTTTCACTTTAA
- the SP110 gene encoding sp110 nuclear body protein isoform X8 — protein MAISASRRFTMTRALEEALLQHFICQKLEIAYAINKPFPFLEGLRDNLFITEKLYRESLEACRNLVPVSRVVYNILTKLQTTFNLSFLELLFSQINLREYPNLMMTLQSFERVVTSHGGWSRIREIPLEAPANPSGRCSLQTLLPLPACQHPAPSCPPCAPSVSEPTAPAQHSAETLDEPPSPAGLAVSLAGVIKEGRLTPVARDDSSEPSEPKELQEAAGTPSNKQGKKRKRNIWSTPKRRRQKKSVPRGAASPGHGLQERLPEMDQATQRKVDSTRNSKVMTRVQEARTKCAQTPKPEEISDDISEIDEGKRPQEPPSGSPRIMRSKERKRKIQSWSSSKKKQKKSLPRGAASPGHRVQEERQVMNQATQRSDDSTRNPYVMTRAQKARPECDQTPSLEEEKRGKVVCSSSTRCQRNVPAKEKPEEDSLDFHAPKLPVTCGKAKGILYKEKMKQGSSKKCIQNEKGVWFTPREFEMEGKRAQSKNWKRSVLCGGKSLEQLMKNGLLLCPPRSLKREEDPKECTVCCRGGLLLCCDTCPRAFHENCHIPPAEAERQRVQGRAP, from the exons ATGGCAATCTCGGCTTCCAG GAGATTCACCATGACCAGGGCCTTAGAAGAGGCTCTTCTCCAACACTTCATATGTCAGAAACTGGAGATCGCTTATGCCATAAACAAGCCATTTCCCTTCCTCGAAGGCCTCCGAGACAACTTGTTCATCACCGAGAAACTGTACAGG GAATCTCTGGAAGCCTGTAGAAATCTGGTCCCTGTATCCAGAGTAGTGTACAACATTCTAACCAAACTGCAGACCACCTTTAATCTGTCATTTCTGGAGCTGCTGTTCAGCCAAATTAACCTGCGTGAATACCCCAACCTGATGATGACACTTCAGAGCTTTGAAAGAG TTGTCACTTCCCATGGAGGGTGGAGCAGAATCAGGGAGATTCCCCTCGAAGCACCAGCCAACCCATCAGGAAGGTGCTCCCTGCAGACCCTGCTGCCACTGCCCGCCTGCCAACACCCCGCACCGAGCTGCCCACCCTGTGCACCCAGCGTCAGTGAGCCCACGGCacctgcccagcacagtgctgagACCCTGGACGAGccgcccagccctgctggccttgCTGTGTCTCTCGCTGGAGTCATCAAGGAAGGCAGACTCACTCCAG TGGCAAGAGATGATTCTTCTGAACCGAGTGAACCAAAGGAGCTCCAAGAGGCAGCCGGGACACcttccaacaagcaag gaaagaaaagaaagagaaatatctgGTCAACTCCAAAAAGGAGACGCCAGAAAAAAAGTGTCCCAAGAG GAGCAGCCTCACCTGGACATGGACTTCAAGAGAGGCTCCCAGAGATGGATCAGGCAACTCAAAGGAAGGTCGACTCAACCAGGAACTCCAAGGTCATGACAAGGGTCCAGGAGGCAAGGACCAAATGTGCCCAGACACCAAAACCAGAGG agatcAGTGATGACATTTCAGAAATAGATGAAGGAAAGAGACCCCAGGAACCACCCAGCGGATCACCAAGAATCATGCGCAGTAAAG aaaggaagagaaaaatacaaagctggtccagttcaaaaaaaaaacagaaaaaaagcctCCCAAGAG GGGCAGCCTCACCTGGACACAGAGTCCAAGAGGAACGCCAAGTGATGAATCAGGCGACTCAAAGAAGCGATGACTCAACTAGAAACCCATATGTCATGACAAGGGCCCAGAAGGCAAGACCTGAATGTGACCAGACACCTTCACTTGAGG aagagaAGAGGGGGAAAGTTGTCTGTTCAAGTTCAACAAGGTGTCAGAGAAATGTTCCTGCAAAGG AAAAACCCGAAGAAGACAGTCTGGATTTTCACGCTCCTAAACTTCCTGTGACCTGTGGGAAGGCAAAAGggattttatataaagaaaaaatgaaacaag GATCCTCAAAGAAGTGCATTCAGAATGAAAAGGGAGTTTGGTTCACACCCAGAGAAtttgaaatggaaggaaaacGGGCACAGTCCAAAAACTGGAAGCGGAGTGTGCTTTGCGGAGGAAAGAGCTTAGAACAGCTGATGAAG aaTGGACTTTTGCTCTGTCCTCCAAGAAGTCTCAAGAGAGAG GAAGACCCCAAGGAATGCACGGTGTGCTGCAGAGGGGGACTGCTGCTCTGCTGTGACACCTGTCCAAGGGCCTTCCATGAGAACTGTCACATCCCCCCCGCGGAGGCCGAGAG GCAAAGGGTCCAGGGAAGGGCTCCCTGA
- the SP110 gene encoding sp110 nuclear body protein isoform X7 encodes MAISASRRFTMTRALEEALLQHFICQKLEIAYAINKPFPFLEGLRDNLFITEKLYRESLEACRNLVPVSRVVYNILTKLQTTFNLSFLELLFSQINLREYPNLMMTLQSFERVVTSHGGWSRIREIPLEAPANPSGRCSLQTLLPLPACQHPAPSCPPCAPSVSEPTAPAQHSAETLDEPPSPAGLAVSLAGVIKEGRLTPVARDDSSEPSEPKELQEAAGTPSNKQGKKRKRNIWSTPKRRRQKKSVPRGAASPGHGLQERLPEMDQATQRKVDSTRNSKVMTRVQEARTKCAQTPKPEEISDDISEIDEGKRPQEPPSGSPRIMRSKERKRKIQSWSSSKKKQKKSLPRGAASPGHRVQEERQVMNQATQRSDDSTRNPYVMTRAQKARPECDQTPSLEEEKRGKVVCSSSTRCQRNVPAKEKPEEDSLDFHAPKLPVTCGKAKGILYKEKMKQGSSKKCIQNEKGVWFTPREFEMEGKRAQSKNWKRSVLCGGKSLEQLMKNGLLLCPPRSLKREEDPKECTVCCRGGLLLCCDTCPRAFHENCHIPPAEAERALVLAHLCLTSQEPMELHLLQDEGALREPAVSWGI; translated from the exons ATGGCAATCTCGGCTTCCAG GAGATTCACCATGACCAGGGCCTTAGAAGAGGCTCTTCTCCAACACTTCATATGTCAGAAACTGGAGATCGCTTATGCCATAAACAAGCCATTTCCCTTCCTCGAAGGCCTCCGAGACAACTTGTTCATCACCGAGAAACTGTACAGG GAATCTCTGGAAGCCTGTAGAAATCTGGTCCCTGTATCCAGAGTAGTGTACAACATTCTAACCAAACTGCAGACCACCTTTAATCTGTCATTTCTGGAGCTGCTGTTCAGCCAAATTAACCTGCGTGAATACCCCAACCTGATGATGACACTTCAGAGCTTTGAAAGAG TTGTCACTTCCCATGGAGGGTGGAGCAGAATCAGGGAGATTCCCCTCGAAGCACCAGCCAACCCATCAGGAAGGTGCTCCCTGCAGACCCTGCTGCCACTGCCCGCCTGCCAACACCCCGCACCGAGCTGCCCACCCTGTGCACCCAGCGTCAGTGAGCCCACGGCacctgcccagcacagtgctgagACCCTGGACGAGccgcccagccctgctggccttgCTGTGTCTCTCGCTGGAGTCATCAAGGAAGGCAGACTCACTCCAG TGGCAAGAGATGATTCTTCTGAACCGAGTGAACCAAAGGAGCTCCAAGAGGCAGCCGGGACACcttccaacaagcaag gaaagaaaagaaagagaaatatctgGTCAACTCCAAAAAGGAGACGCCAGAAAAAAAGTGTCCCAAGAG GAGCAGCCTCACCTGGACATGGACTTCAAGAGAGGCTCCCAGAGATGGATCAGGCAACTCAAAGGAAGGTCGACTCAACCAGGAACTCCAAGGTCATGACAAGGGTCCAGGAGGCAAGGACCAAATGTGCCCAGACACCAAAACCAGAGG agatcAGTGATGACATTTCAGAAATAGATGAAGGAAAGAGACCCCAGGAACCACCCAGCGGATCACCAAGAATCATGCGCAGTAAAG aaaggaagagaaaaatacaaagctggtccagttcaaaaaaaaaacagaaaaaaagcctCCCAAGAG GGGCAGCCTCACCTGGACACAGAGTCCAAGAGGAACGCCAAGTGATGAATCAGGCGACTCAAAGAAGCGATGACTCAACTAGAAACCCATATGTCATGACAAGGGCCCAGAAGGCAAGACCTGAATGTGACCAGACACCTTCACTTGAGG aagagaAGAGGGGGAAAGTTGTCTGTTCAAGTTCAACAAGGTGTCAGAGAAATGTTCCTGCAAAGG AAAAACCCGAAGAAGACAGTCTGGATTTTCACGCTCCTAAACTTCCTGTGACCTGTGGGAAGGCAAAAGggattttatataaagaaaaaatgaaacaag GATCCTCAAAGAAGTGCATTCAGAATGAAAAGGGAGTTTGGTTCACACCCAGAGAAtttgaaatggaaggaaaacGGGCACAGTCCAAAAACTGGAAGCGGAGTGTGCTTTGCGGAGGAAAGAGCTTAGAACAGCTGATGAAG aaTGGACTTTTGCTCTGTCCTCCAAGAAGTCTCAAGAGAGAG GAAGACCCCAAGGAATGCACGGTGTGCTGCAGAGGGGGACTGCTGCTCTGCTGTGACACCTGTCCAAGGGCCTTCCATGAGAACTGTCACATCCCCCCCGCGGAGGCCGAGAG GGCCCTTGTCCTCGCTCACTTATGCCTGACCTCTCAGGAGCCCATGGAGTTGCACCTTCTGCAGGATGAAGGCGCCCTCAGGGAGCCAGCAGTGTCGTGGGGAATCTGA